A genome region from Gadus macrocephalus chromosome 15, ASM3116895v1 includes the following:
- the LOC132473577 gene encoding uncharacterized protein LOC132473577, whose protein sequence is MSQSSNEDSIIEVQATGSRRIMAGIIGNMDPFDDTGEQWATYIERFEHYILANEIRTAKKVPVLFSVMGPTTYGLLCSLVAPDKPGEMDYGRVVEVLQAHFAPRPLVIAERFRFHKRNQGEEETVAQYVAVLKRLSEHCEFGAYLEDALRDRFVCGLKTETVQKCLLTEKDLTFQKAVDYAVSAETATRDVQQLSSSLKVHAISANKGDQCRRCGKMNDTDKDCWYKDRDCYQCGRKGHSKHMCKSKARITQARSSQDREWRQKGNTMKRSVKDRKKRIHHVDARNVSESDETKSDTGSELGLYALSEKGKYSRISVLPRVNGKKMEMELDTGAAVSLIYWELYKSKLSKLPLQPTEIMLKTYTGEPLAPEGVIKVQVKLNKQCAVLPLYIVKVDAPPRFGREWLRVIKLNWKDLKTVHAFEQREKDSLKLVLKRHSAVFSTELGTLKQIKATLTVRPNSIPKFCPPRNVPYALRP, encoded by the coding sequence ATGAGCCAATCTTCTAACGAAGACTCCATCATTGAAGTGCAAGCAACTGGGAGCAGACGCATCATGGCGGGAATAATTGGAAATATGGATCCCTTTGATGATACCGGTGAACAATGGGCAACGTATATTGAGCGTTTTGAACATTACATTCTGGCTAATGAGATCAGAACAGCTAAGAAAGTGCCGGTGTTGTTTAGTGTGATGGGACCAACAACTTATGGATTACTTTGCAGTTTGGTGGCTCCTGACAAGCCTGGGGAGATGGATTATGGACGTGTTGTGGAAGTATTGCAAGCCCATTTCGCTCCAAGACCGCTTGTTATAGCGGAAAGATTCCGGTTCCACAAGCGTAATCAGGGGGAAGAGGAAACTGTTGCACAGTACGTTGCTGTACTGAAAAGACTTTCGGAACATTGTGAGTTCGGTGCTTATCTTGAAGACGCACTACGGGACAGATTTGTCTGTGGACTAAAGACTGAAACAGTTCAGAAGTGCCTTTTAACCGAGAAGGATCTCACTTTTCAGAAAGCAGTGGATTATGCGGTGTCGGCAGAGACAGCCACACGCGACGTGCAGCAATTAAGTAGTTCACTTAAAGTGCATGCAATAAGTGCCAACAAAGGTGACCAATGCCGCAGGTGCGGGAAAATGAACGATACAGATAAAGACTGCTGGTACAAAGATCGCGACTGTTACCAGTGTGGGAGGAAAGGCCATTCCAAACACATGTGTAAGAGTAAAGCCAGAATCACCCAAGCCAGAAGCAGCCAAGACAGAGAATGGAGACAGAAAGGTAATACAATGAAGCGCAGTGTTAAAGACAGAAAGAAGAGAATTCATCATGTTGATGCTAGGAATGTTAGTGAAAGTGATGAGACTAAATCTGACACTGGATCTGAGTTGGGACTTTATGCCTTGTCGGAAAAAGGGAAATATTCCAGAATCTCTGTGCTGCCTAGAGTTAATGGAAAGAAAATGGAAATGGAATTGGATACTGGGGCTGCTGTGTCTTTAATTTATTGGGAACTGTATAAAAGCAAGTTAAGTAAATTACCTCTGCAACCCACTGAGATAATGCTCAAAACTTACACTGGAGAGCCATTGGCACCGGAAGGGGTGATCAAAGTACAAGTTAAGTTAAATAAGCAGTGTGCTGTTTTGCCTTTGTACATAGTGAAAGTTGATGCACCTCCACGGTTTGGCCGAGAGTGGCTGAGAGTTATCAAACTGAATTGGAAAGACTTGAAGACAGTGCATGCCTTTgagcaaagagagaaagacagcttGAAGTTGGTGTTAAAGAGACACTCAGCTGTGTTCTCTACAGAGTTAGGCACACTGAAGCAGATTAAAGCCACACTGACTGTTAGACCTAACAGTATACCTAAATTCTGCCCCCCACGTAATGTGCCCTATGCACTTCGACCTTGA